A window from Engraulis encrasicolus isolate BLACKSEA-1 chromosome 11, IST_EnEncr_1.0, whole genome shotgun sequence encodes these proteins:
- the LOC134457757 gene encoding vimentin-like → MRGSSYNKTLSVVRSGTSYSRGRTGYQGGVSAVEVGTEIHKQHANEKEEMQEVNVRFAGYIDKVQSLETRNAQLQAELATLQERFKGGFGGLGDEYELKFKEMRGLIEALTAEKGAADIERGYFEQEAEVWRLKIEQELALKDEAEVILREFRKDVDSATLQKAELESRVEQLVAEIEVLKKLHDEEVADLMQQIEDSKVTVEQDSERPDLADYLRNMRAEMEAVAARNAQEAEKWYKSKFDTLKEKSGQHEVQMKTMKAEIGSYHSQVTDLQSQIDGMRARNAALQQQLDTMDSAHVNKAASLEAVIAQLEAELSATKMEMSKHMADYQELLHIKLKVDAEITTYRKLLECEENRLGVESQLAIEA, encoded by the exons ATGAGAGGCTCCTCGTACAACAAGACCCTTTCCGTTGTCCGCAGCGGAACCTCCTACAGCCGTGGCCGTACTGGCTACCAGGGCGGTGTCTCTGCCGTTGAGGTCGGCACCGAGATCCACAAGCAGCACGCCAACGAGAAGGAGGAAATGCAGGAGGTCAATGTGCGCTTCGCCGGCTACATCGACAAGGTCCAATCCTTGGAAACGAGGAACGCCCAGCTGCAAGCAGAGTTGGCCACCTTGCAGGAACGCTTCAAGGGGGGATTCGGCGGGCTCGGAGACGAGTACGAGCTCAAGTTCAAGGAGATGAGGGGCCTGATCGAGGCCCTGACCGCAGAGAAGGGTGCCGCTGACATCGAGAGGGGATACTTTGAGCAGGAGGCCGAGGTGTGGAGGCTGAAGATCGAGCAAGAGCTCGCCCTCAAAG ACGAAGCTGAGGTGATCCTGCGTGAGTTCCGCAAGGACGTGGACAGTGCCACACTGCAGAAGGCCGAGCTGGAGAGCCGCGTGGAGCAGCTGGTGGCCGAGATCGAGGTCCTCAAGAAGCTGCACGACGAGGAAGTGGCTGACCTGATGCAGCAGATCGAGGACTCCAAGGTGACCGTGGAGCAGGACTCAGAGCGCCCGGACCTCGCCGATTACCTGCGCAACATGCGCGCTGAGATGGAGGCGGTTGCCGCCCGCAACGCACAGGAGGCCGAGAAGTGGTACAAGAGCAAGTTTGACACGCTCAAGGAGAAGTCCGGCCAGCATGAGGTTCAGATGAAGACCATGAAGGCTGAGATCGGCTCCTACCACTCCCAGGTGACCGACCTGCAGAGCCAGATCGACGGCATGCGGGCACGCAATGCCGccctgcagcagcagctggaCACCATGGATTCCGCCCACGTGAACAAGGCAGCATCACTGGAGGCCGTCATTGCACAGCTGGAGGCAGAGCTCAGCGCGACAAAGATGGAGATGAGCAAGCACATGGCAGACTATCAGGAGCTTCTGCACATCAAGCTGAAGGTGGATGCAGAGATCACTACCTACAGGAAACTTCTGGAATGCGAGGAGAATAGGCTGGGAGTTG AGAGCCAGTTGGCCATTGAGGCATAA
- the LOC134457756 gene encoding vimentin-like: MRGSSYNKTLSVVRSGTSYSRGRTGYQGGVSAVEVGTEIHKQHANEKEEMQEVNVRFAGYIDKVQSLETRNAQLQAEMAALQERFKGGFGGLGDEYELKFKEMRGLIEALTAEKGAADIERGYFEQEAEVWRLKIEQELALKDEAEVILREFRKDVDSATLQKAELESRVEELVAEIEVLKKLHDEEVADLMQQIEDSKVTVEQDSERPDLADYLRNMRAEMEAVAARNAQEAEKWYKSKFDTLKEKSSQHEVQIKTMKAEIGSYHSQVTDLQSQIDGMRARNAALQQQLDTMDSAHLDKATALEAVIAQLEAELSATKMEMSKHMVDYQELLHIKLKLDAEIATYRKLLECEEKRLGVESQLAIEA; the protein is encoded by the exons ATGAGAGGCTCCTCGTACAACAAGACCCTTTCCGTCGTCCGCAGCGGAACCTCCTACAGCCGTGGCCGTACTGGCTACCAGGGTGGTGTCTCTGCCGTTGAGGTCGGCACCGAGATCCACAAGCAGCACGCCAACGAGAAGGAGGAGATGCAGGAGGTCAATGTGCGCTTCGCCGGCTACATCGACAAGGTCCAGTCACTGGAGACTAGGAACGCACAGCTACAAGCAGAGATGGCCGCCCTGCAGGAACGCTTCAAGGGGGGATTCGGCGGGCTCGGAGACGAGTACGAGCTCAAGTTCAAGGAGATGAGGGGCCTGATCGAGGCCCTGACCGCAGAGAAGGGTGCCGCTGACATCGAGAGGGGATACTTTGAGCAGGAGGCCGAGGTGTGGAGGCTGAAGATCGAGCAAGAGCTCGCCCTCAAAG ACGAAGCTGAGGTGATCCTGCGTGAGTTCCGCAAGGACGTGGACAGTGCCACACTGCAGAAGGCCGAGCTGGAGAGCCGCGTGGAGGAGCTGGTGGCCGAGATCGAGGTCCTCAAGAAGCTGCACGACGAGGAAGTGGCTGACCTGATGCAGCAGATTGAGGACTCCAAGGTGACCGTGGAGCAGGACTCTGAGCGCCCAGACCTCGCTGATTACCTGCGCAACATGCGCGCTGAGATGGAGGCGGTGGCCGCCCGCAACGCGCAGGAGGCCGAGAAGTGGTACAAGAGCAAGTTTGACACGCTCAAGGAGAAGTCCAGCCAGCATGAGGTTCAGATAAAGACCATGAAGGCTGAGATCGGCTCCTACCACTCCCAGGTGACCGACCTGCAGAGCCAGATCGACGGCATGCGGGCACGCAATGCCGccctgcagcagcagctggaCACCATGGATTCCGCCCACCTGGACAAGGCCACCGCACTGGAGGCCGTCATCGCACAGCTAGAGGCGGAGCTCAGCGCGACCAAGATGGAGATGAGCAAGCACATGGTAGACTATCAGGAGCTGCTGCACATCAAGCTGAAGCTGGACGCAGAGATTGCCACCTACAGGAAACTTCTGGAATGCGAGGAGAAGAGGCTGGGAGTTG AGAGCCAGTTGGCCATTGAGGCATAA
- the LOC134457753 gene encoding vimentin-like, producing MRGSSYNKTLSVVRSGTSYNRGRVSAVEVGTEIHKQHTNEKEEMQELNVRFAGYIDKVQSLETRNAQLQAELAALQERFKGGFGGLGDEYELKFKEMRGLIEALTAEKGAADIERGYFEQEAEVWRQKIEEELALKDEAEVILREFRKDVDSATLQKAELESRVEQLVAEIEVLKKLHDEEVADLMQQIEDSKVTVEQDSQRPDLADYLRNMRAEMEAVAARNAQEAEKWYKSKFDTLKEKSGQHEEQVKTMKAEIGSYHSQVTDLQSQIDGMRARNASLEQQLVTMDSTHQDKAAAQESVIAQLEAQLCETKLEMSKYMADYQELLHIKLKLDAEIATYRKLLESEENRLGV from the exons ATGAGAGGCTCCTCGTACAACAAGACCCTTTCCGTCGTCCGAAGCGGAACCTCCTACAACCGTGGCCGTGTCTCTGCCGTTGAGGTCGGCACCGAGATCCACAAGCAGCACACCAACGAGAAGGAGGAGATGCAGGAGCTCAACGTGCGCTTCGCCGGCTACATCGACAAGGTCCAGTCCTTGGAAACGAGAAATGCCCAGCTGCAAGCAGAGTTGGCCGCCCTGCAGGAACGCTTCAAGGGGGGATTTGGCGGGCTCGGAGATGAGTACGAGCTCAAGTTCAAGGAGATGAGGGGCCTGATCGAGGCCCTGACAGCAGAGAAGGGTGCCGCTGACATCGAGAGGGGATACTTTGAGCAGGAGGCTGAGGTGTGGAGGCAGAAGATCGAGGAAGAGCTCGCCCTCAAAG ACGAAGCTGAGGTGATCCTGCGTGAGTTCCGCAAGGACGTGGACAGTGCCACACTGCAGAAGGCCGAGCTGGAGAGCCGCGTGGAGCAGCTGGTGGCCGAGATCGAGGTCCTCAAGAAGCTGCACGATGAGGAAGTGGCTGACCTGATGCAGCAGATTGAGGACTCTAAGGTGACCGTGGAGCAGGATTCGCAGCGCCCGGACCTGGCCGATTACTTGCGCAACATGCGCGCTGAGATGGAGGCGGTTGCCGCCCGCAACGCGCAGGAGGCCGAGAAGTGGTACAAGAGCAAGTTCGACACGCTCAAGGAGAAGTCCGGCCAGCACGAGGAACAGGTGAAGACCATGAAGGCTGAGATCGGCTCCTACCACTCCCAGGTGACCGACCTGCAGAGCCAGATCGATGGCATGAGGGCGCGCAACGCCTCCCTGGAGCAGCAGCTTGTCACCATGGACTCCACCCATCAGGACAAGGCGGCAGCACAGGAGTCCGTCATCGCACAGCTGGAGGCACAGCTCTGCGAGACCAAGTTGGAGATGAGCAAGTACATGGCAGACTATCAGGAGCTGCTGCACATCAAGCTGAAGCTGGACGCAGAGATCGCCACCTACAGGAAACTGCTGGAGAGCGAGGAGAATAGGCTTGGAGTTTG a
- the LOC134457755 gene encoding vimentin-like, translated as MRGSSYNKTLSVVRSGTSYSRGRTGYQGGVSAVEVGTEIHKQHGNEKEEMQEVNVRFAGYIDKVQSLETRNAQLQAELAAFQERFKGGFGGLGDEYELKFKEMRGLIEALTAEKGAADIERGYFEQEAEVWRLKIEQELALKDEAEVILREFRKDVDSATLQKAELESRVEELVAEIEVLKKLHDEEVADLMQQIEDSKVTVEQDSERPELADYLRNMRAEMEAVAARNAQEAEKWYKSKFDTLKEKAGQHEVQMKTMRAEIGSYHSQVTDLQSQIDGMRARNSSLEQQLDTMDSAHLDKAASLETVIAQLEGELSATKMEMSKHMADYQELLHIKLKVDAEITTYRKLLECEEKRLGVESQLAIEA; from the exons ATGAGAGGCTCCTCGTACAACAAGACCCTTTCCGTCGTCCGCAGCGGAACCTCCTACAGCCGTGGCCGTACTGGCTACCAGGGCGGTGTCTCTGCCGTTGAGGTCGGCACCGAGATCCACAAGCAGCACGGCAACGAGAAGGAGGAAATGCAGGAGGTCAATGTGCGCTTTGCCGGCTACATCGACAAGGTCCAGTCCCTGGAAACAAGGAACGCACAGCTGCAAGCAGAGCTGGCCGCCTTTCAGGAACGCTTCAAGGGGGGATTCGGCGGGCTCGGAGACGAGTACGAGCTCAAGTTCAAGGAGATGAGGGGCCTGATCGAGGCCCTGACCGCAGAGAAGGGCGCCGCCGACATCGAGAGGGGATACTTTGAGCAGGAGGCCGAGGTGTGGAGGCTGAAGATCGAGCAAGAGCTCGCCCTCAAAG ACGAAGCTGAGGTGATCCTGCGTGAGTTCCGCAAGGACGTGGACAGTGCCACACTGCAGAAGGCCGAGCTGGAGAGCCGCGTGGAGGAGCTGGTGGCCGAGATCGAGGTCCTCAAGAAGCTGCACGACGAGGAGGTGGCCGACCTGATGCAGCAGATCGAGGACTCCAAGGTGACCGTGGAGCAGGACTCGGAGCGCCCGGAGCTCGCCGATTACCTGCGCAACATGCGTGCCGAGATGGAGGCGGTTGCCGCCCGCAACGCACAGGAGGCCGAGAAATGGTACAAGAGCAAGTTCGACACGCTCAAGGAGAAGGCCGGCCAGCACGAGGTCCAGATGAAGACCATGAGGGCTGAGATCGGCTCCTACCACTCCCAGGTGACCGACCTGCAGAGCCAGATTGACGGCATGCGGGCGCGCAACTCCTCCCTGGAGCAGCAGTTGGACACCATGGACTCCGCCCACCTGGACAAGGCAGCATCACTGGAGACCGTCATCGCACAGCTGGAGGGGGAGCTCAGCGCGACCAAGATGGAGATGAGCAAACACATGGCAGACTATCAGGAGCTTCTGCACATCAAGCTGAAGGTGGATGCAGAGATCACCACCTACAGGAAACTTCTGGAATGCGAGGAGAAGAGGCTGGGAGTTG aGAGCCAGTTGGCCATTGAGGCATAA